Below is a genomic region from Fusarium oxysporum Fo47 chromosome VIII, complete sequence.
GAGAAGCCGAGTGGCATTTCTGGGGATAGTCAGGCTGTGTCAGTGAATTGAGATTGAGTGATCGGAGACAATGTGTAATTTGGAGTCGAGACATCATAAGGGCGTTAGTGCGATAGGGACAGATGTTGAGTGCGGCGTGTGTAAGTATATCTAACATGCACTCCTGATTCCTGATAATCAATTGCACATATCATCACGGGCTGAATCATCTCATACTTCCATTGAAGCACTCTCAACCTTTACTTGATTCTCTTCAGAAAAGTCTCCGTCTCTTTGTTCACAATGTTCTTCTCTACTGCCCTTCCTCTATTGGCCGCTGGCCTAGCTTCCGCTGCTCCTGTCATCGAGAAGCGTGCTTCCGGAATCAACGACGGAGTCATTCTCAACTACGCTCTTACTCTTGAGCATCTTGAAGATAACTTCTATCGTCAAGGTCTTTCCAACTTTACTGAGCAAGACTTTGCGGATGCTGGTTACGACTCTACCTTTtacaacaacatcaagaaggtcTCCTCTGACGAGACTGCTCATGTTGACTTTATCACCAAGGCTCTCAAGGGTACGCTTGATACACAATACACAAAGTGACTGGTTGTACTAACATACTTAGCTGCTGGTGTCACACCCGTTCAGGAGTGCACGTACTCCTTCGGCGTTACAGATGTCAAGTCCTTCCTCGCAACCGCCTCCGTCCTCGAGGGCGTCGGCGTCTCAGCTTATCTCGGCGCCGCAGCCGACATCATGAGCAAGACGTACCTCACCGCGGCCGGATCCATCCTCACCGTCGAGGCCCGTCACTCATCCTACATCCGGGGTGCGCTCAAGCAAGTCCCCTTTGCGCAGCCTTTCGATGCTCCTCTGAGCTACAACGAGGTGTACTCTCTTGCCTCGGGCTTCATCACCGGTTGTCCCAAGGAGAACCCTGCTCTTCCTGTCAAGGCCTTCCCTGctttggctgctgctgcttcgGGCAGTGCGATCAAGACTGGTGATACTGTTACTCTTCAGACACCTGGGTATACCCTCGAGGGCGCTAAGGGCCAGAGTGTCTATGCCGCTTTCATCGCTGTTACCGGTCCTACGTTTGTTGAGGCCAaagctgttgatggtggttTCTCTGTTGAGATTCCCGAGGGCTTTGCTGGACAGACTTATGTTGTCCTTACTGGCTGCAAGGATGTCGTCTCCGATGACACCGTCGCTGCTGGACCTGCCATCATTGAGGTGAGTTAATACAATTAACAGCGAAGTAATCACAAGCAACTAACCTCTATACAGATCTCCAGCTAAGTCTGTTATGCCCCGATGGTACTCTTGAAGTTTGATACGGTCTGCAGAGGAATGATAATGGCTCGTGCTAGAAATAGCAACCTAATAAGGACGATTCTACATGTATATAATTAATTGCGTCGCTGAAGGAATTTGAGTACAAGTCTTGGCACAAAACTTTCAATCAATTAGCCTCTTATTTATTGCACGCTGTATATCAGGAGTTCTTCTAACAATCTGACCTGAACCAAATCTCCTCATGCTGCCGCTGTCGCAAGAGTCCTCGGCCATGATCCAAAAGTAAACTGACTGTTACACATATTCGTCAACTCCCAAgtctcagccttgagctcaCCATA
It encodes:
- a CDS encoding ferritin-like domain-containing protein, giving the protein MFFSTALPLLAAGLASAAPVIEKRASGINDGVILNYALTLEHLEDNFYRQGLSNFTEQDFADAGYDSTFYNNIKKVSSDETAHVDFITKALKAAGVTPVQECTYSFGVTDVKSFLATASVLEGVGVSAYLGAAADIMSKTYLTAAGSILTVEARHSSYIRGALKQVPFAQPFDAPLSYNEVYSLASGFITGCPKENPALPVKAFPALAAAASGSAIKTGDTVTLQTPGYTLEGAKGQSVYAAFIAVTGPTFVEAKAVDGGFSVEIPEGFAGQTYVVLTGCKDVVSDDTVAAGPAIIEISS